The DNA region TGCGGTGAATCTGGGCTGGGATCCGGCCGAGGCCCTGGCTCCGCTGGGGGCGCGTGCCTGCACCTATGATGATTTCCAGCAATTGCTGGCCGCGGTGCTGAACGAAGCCCGTCCGGGTGATCACGTGCTGGTGATGAGCAACGGTGGCTTCAATGGCATTCATCAGAAGTTGCTGGATGGACTGAACGCCCGCGCCGACTGATGTTTGTCAGCAAAACGCCCGTTGCTGCCTGTGCAGCAACGGGCGTTTTGCATTTCCTCCCGGCGTTTACAGTCGCGTGCCCAGCCAGTAGCTCACCATCACCAGCAGTCCCGCCAGCAGTACCAGCACGCTGGCGCGTTCGCGGTAGATCGCCAGTCTCGGTACCCGGCGGAACACGTACACCGGCATCACATAGCACACCAGGGCAATGATCGGTGCCGCGATCATACCAATCAGGGTCAGGATCGACGGGTCGCTCAGGGCAAATGCCCACAGCGGCAGCGCCACCAGCAAGGTGGTAATCCACTCCAGCGGGTGGTGCCCTTCCGGATGATGTTGGTGTCGTTTCCATTGCCCCATCAGGCCGATCAGTCCGCTGCGCGCGCCGAGAAAGGCGGCGAAGTACGAGTGCAGGATGGTGGCAAAAGCCAAAAGCGGCAGGGCAAACTGTAACAGGTGCGGTTTGACATGCAGCGACATCAGGGTCAGCGCGTCGATATTGTGTTGCAGGGCATAGCTCAGATCTTGCGGCTGGATCGCCATGACGCAGGAGAAGGCGAAGAACAGGACGAAGACCAGCAGCATCAGGCTGCTCCAGTAGACGGCGCGATCGCTGCGCCGCATGGCAACGCGGGCGTCCGGGTAGTGCCGGCGATAGGAAGCGGCCAGCATGGCGCAGACGGCGGAAAAGTCCATGCTGAAAAACAGGACGGGCACGATCAGCAACAAATGCTTGCCCAGCGACCAGGCATCCGGCATGGCGGTCAGCATACTGCTGTGCCAGCCGGGGATCAGATAGATCGACAGGAACAGCAGGGCGGCAATCAGCGGGAAAGCGATGGTCGAGGTGATGCGCAGGATGGCCTGTTCGCCCGCCGTGAGCATCACCGCCGACAGGCCAAGGGCGATCAGCAGGCAGAGAATCGGGCGTGGAATGGCCTCCAGCCCCAGCTGGAATTCGATATAGGTGGCGGCGATATTGATCATGCCGGTGGCAAAGGCCACCACCAGTGCCAGATAGAAGGCCAGGTACAGCAGGCTGACCGCCAGGCCGGCCGCCGGGCCGAGGTCCTCCTCCACGACCTGTGGCAGCTCGCAGGGCTGCTTGTGGGTGACCACCAGATGGGTCAGGGTGCGGTGCGACAGCCAGACCACCGGAAAACTCACGCAGGCCAGGATCAGGATCGGCCAAATGCCGCCCAGTCCGGCCTGGACGGGCAAATAAAGAATGCCGGCACCGACGGCGGTACCAAACAGGGTCAGCACCCACTCGACATCGTGTTGGGTCGTGCCGGCGTGTATTCCTGGTTGTTGATTCATCATGCTTTCTGTTTGTCAGGATCGAGGCTTCCCACCCCGGCCGGGGCAGGAAGCCTGACATTTTACATGGCCGAATGGAATGTCCGGTTGATTACATCCAACTGCTGCTCGCGCGACAGCTTGACGAAATTCACCGCATAGCCAGAAACGCGGATGGTCAATTGCGGATACTTTTCCGGATGCGCCATGGCATCTTCCAGCTGGGCACGGTCCAGGACGTTCACATTGACGTGGAAGCCCCCGGCGCAGCAGTAGCCATCCAGGCAGGCGGAGAGGTTGGCGATCCGTTCTCCCAGTGTATGCCCCAGGGCATCCGGCGTCGCCGACGCGGTCCAGCTGATGCCGTCCTGGGCATCGTCATAAGGCAGCTTGGCCACCGAAGCGCCGGCGGCGACAAAGCCAAGATGGTCTCGTCCGTTCATCGGGTTGGCACCGGGCGCAAACGGCTCGCCGGCGCGACGGCCATCCGGCGTATTGCCGGTTTTCTTGCCGTAGACCACATTCGAGGTGATGGTCAGCACCGACTGGGTGGGCATGGCATTGCGGTACGTCTTCTGGCGCCGCACTTTGTCCATGAAGCGCTTGACCAGATCCACAGCGAGCTGGTCAACCCGGTCATCGTTGTTGCCGAAGGCCGGGTAGCTGCCCTCGACACGGAAATCGACCGCCAGTCCCTGCTCATTGCGGATGACATGGACTTTGGCGTGCTTGATGGCCGACAGAGAGTCGGCGGCCACCGATAACCCGGCGATGCCGCAGGCCATGGTACGCAGGATGTCGCGGTCGTGCAGCGCCATCTCGATACGCTCGTAAGCGTACTTGTCATGCATGTAGTGAATGCAGTTGAGTGCCTTGACATAGGTGCGGGCCAGCCAGTCCAGCAGCAGGTCGTACTTGATCATGACCTCGTTGAAATCCAGGACGTCACCCTCAATGGCCTGGAAGCCGCGGGCAACGCGGGCACCGGATTTTTCGTCCACGCCGCCGTTGATGGCATACAACAGCGCCTTGGCCAGATTGGCACGGGCGCCGAAGAACTGCATTTGCTTGCCGATGCGCATGGCCGACACGCAGCAGGCAATGCCGTAATCGTCGCCCCAGTTCGGGCGCATGACATCATCGCTCTCGTACTGGATCGAGCTGGTCTCGATGGAGACTTTGGCACAAAACGACTTGAAGCCCTGCGGCAACTGTTCCGACCACAGTACGGTGAGGTTGGGCTCCGGTGCCGGGCCGAGGTTGTTCAGCGTGTGCAGGAAGCGGAAGCTGGACTTGGTGACCAGCGTGCGGCCATCCAGCGCCATGCCGCCGATACTTTCGGTGACCCAGGTCGGATCACCGGAAAACAGTTCGTTGTACTCCGGGGTGCGCAGGAAGCGCACGATGCGCAGCTTGATCACCAGGTCATCGATGAGTTCCTGGGCGCGCTCTTCGCTGATCAGGCCGGCCTTCAGGTCGCGCTCGAGATAAATGTCGAGGAAGGTGGAGACCCGTCCCAGTGACATTGCCGCACCATTTTGCTCCTTGATTGCCGCCAGATAGCCGAAATACACCCATTGCACGGCCTCCTGCGCTGTGGCGGCGGGACGTCCGATGTCAAAGCCGTAAGTCGCGGCCATCTGCTTGAGCTCCTGCAGGGCACGGAACTGCTCTGACAGCTCTTCCCGCAGCCGGATCACGTCTTCGGTAAAGTCCTGATCGTCCAGCTCGTCATACAGCGTCTGGCGTTCGGCCGCCAGACGGTCGACGCCGTACAGCGCCACCCGGCGGTAGTCGCCGATGATGCGCCCGCGTCCGTAGGCATCCGGCAGCCCGGTGATGATGCCCGATTTGCGCGCGGCACGGATTTCCGCGCTGTAGGCATCGAAAGTGCCCTGATTGTGGTCTTTGCGGTAGCGGCTGAAGACCTCCTTGAGTACCGGGTCGAGCTGGTAGCCATAGGCCTCCAGGCCGGTTTCCACCATGCGGATGCCGGAGAAGGGCATGATGGCGCGCTTGAGCGGCTTGTCGGTCTGCAGGCCGACAATCAGCTCCTGATCCTTGAGAATGTAACCCGGACCGTGTGCGGTGATGCTGGCACCGATATCGGTACTGACGTCGAGAATGCCTTTTTCGCGCTCCTCGCGCAGCAGGGGCGTCAGGGCATCCCAGATGGCGCGGGTTCGCGGTGTGGCCGTGGTCAGGAATTGATCGTCGCCCAGATAGGGCGTGACATTTTGCAGGATGAAGTCGCGCACATCGACGGCTTGCTGCCAGTGACCTTGTTGAAAGCCGACCCACGGGTCAGGGGAGGGCGCTGCTCGTTCCGGTGCATTCATGGTGAACCTCCAAGCTAGTCGGACAATGGGCTGCGGGCCAGCCTTCTCAGCGGTCAAGGATGGCGCGGCGATGACGCCGGAACACCCACTTCTCCCACAGTTGCAACGTGTATTCGTTAAAAGCCGGCTGAATGTCGACGGTAATCTGGTGACCGCCTGCCACCGGCACACTGGCCGTCACCGATGCGGCCAGATACAGCACCAGGGCCGAATCGGCATGCGGGAACATTTCGATGCGCAGCGCCTCGCCCAGCGTATAGGGATGCAGCGACAGCCAGCCGATGGCATCCAGTCCGACCCGACAGGGGGTCAGGGGCGGACGCTCCGGGTAGCGCGACAGCAGGCTGACCTCGAGCGCCAGATCCAGCTTGGCCTCCAGCCGTTGCAGCAAGGGGTCGATGTTCTCATTGCTGTCGACCGGGGCGGCCAGCACTTTCAGCGCCAGCCGGGTTTCACGGACCTGCTGCGGCGAGCAGGCACCATGCTGCAGCGGGGCGACGGCAAAGGGCAACTCGTCGTCAAAGCTGGCAGTGGCCAGCATGGGCAATGGTGACATCATGGACCTCAAACCCGTTCAACCTCTATTGAAGCACAAGCGTGCCGACTTGGCGGCACAAAGACCCCGAACCTATTCGAACAGGCCGACAATGCCTTCCAGTCCGCAGGCGTTCAAGGCGACATCGGCCTGAGCCCGTACCACCGGTTTGGCATGAAAGGCAACGCCGATGCCGGCCTCGGCCAGCATCATCAGATCATTGGCGCCATCGCCGACGGCCAGTACCTGATGGGCCTGCAAGCCAAGGCGCTCGCGCATGGCAACCAGCAGGTCCCGTTTGGCACGGGCATCGACAATCGTGCCGGTCAGCCTGCCGCTGAGCTTGCCATCGACGATTTCCAGCTGATTGGCAAAGGTATAGTCCAGCCCCAAACGCTGCTGCAGACGGTCGGTAAAGTAGGTAAAACCACCGGAAACCAGCATGAAACGCACGCCGTCGCGCTTGCAGGCGGCAATCAGGGTTTCTGCGCCGGGTGTCAACTTCAGGCGCGTCTGATAAACCTGCTCCAGAGCGGAGGCATCCAGCCCGGCCAGCAAGGCCACCCGTTCGTTCAGTGAGGCGGAGAAATCCAGTTCGCCACGCATGGAGCGCTCGGTGATGGCCGCCACTTGTGCCTTGAGGCCACACATGTCGGCAATTTCATCAATGCACTCGATGGTGATGAGCGTCGAATCCATGTCGGACACGATCAGCCCCAGATCCGCAAAGCGCATGCCGGACGGCAGCCAGGCGGCATCCCAGCCCTGCGTTTCGCACCAGGCCAGCACCGCCTGGCGCCGGGCTGGATCGGCCTGCAACAACCGCGCCCGCCCGGGCGCCGTGCGCTGTACGGAAGCGGTGCCGCTCAGCGTGGCCAGGTGCGTCAGCCCCGGCTCGTCCAGCGCCGCCGGAGATTGAATCACCAGTGTCAAAGTGTCAGCAGTCATCGCGAGGCTTATCGGAATTGTTCTTTGTTAACCGATGATTATTGCATAGCCTGTTGGGGTGGCGGCGAGAAAAATCACCGAATCCGGGTCAGTTTGTGGGTCTGCAGTGACAGCCGCCAGCGCGGATGCGCCAGGCAATAGTCGATGGCGGCCTGCAGGTTGGCGGCAGCCTCCGGCCCATCCATCGGTTGCAGGTACCAGAACTGGAAGTCGAGCTGCTCGAATTCAGTCGGCATGGCCGCGGGCTGCGGGAAGACCAGTTTCAGCTCGCTGCCGCTCGTCTGCTTCAACGGGGCTCCCGCCTTGGGGCTGACACAGATCCAGTCGATGCCGGCGGGGGCAGCAACCGTGCCATTGGTTTCAACGGCGATTTCGAAACCCTGTGCATGCAGGGCGTCGATCAGTGCGGTATCGAGCTGCAGCAGCGGTTCGCCGCCGGTACAGACCACATAGGGACGACCCTGTCCGTGGTCGGGCCAGGTGGCTGCAATGCGTTCGGCCAGCGCCCCGGCCGTGGCAAACTTGCCGCCATCCGGCCCGGTGCCGACAAAGTCAGTATCACAGAACTGGCAGATGGCCTGGCTGCGATGCCGTTCCTTGCCACTCCAGAGGTTGCAGCCGGAGAAGCGGCAGAACACGGCCGGACGACCTGCCTGTCCTCCTTCGCCCTGCAGGGTGTAGAAGATTTCCTTCACGGTATACATGCCAGTCATCCTTACAGCAGCGGCCAGCGCATGTCGTGATGGAAGGTGAGCGAGACCCCGCGTTCGGCCGTATCGTACAGATCGATACGCGCCAGCTCCGGCACCAGCGGGGCCAGGTGGACATGCACCCACTCGGCGACCGAGGCGCTCTTGCCGTTGCGGATGCCCGACAGGCGGTCCAGCGGGTTGTGGTCGAGCTGGCGGTAAACCGGCTTGAAGCGGTCCTTGACGTCACCGAAGTCCAGCACCCATCCCATGGTACGGTCCAGGTCGCCGGTCAGCATCAGCCGGATCAGGTAGCTGTGGCCGGTATAGCTGCCGTCGCCGTTGAAGGGCACGGCACTTTCGAAGCGCTGCTCCTTCCAGATATTGAAGCGGTGACCATCATACTGACTGCCGGCGCTGTGGGTTTCGCGCACTTCGACCCAGGCCAGGCCCGGCAGCGTGTCACGCAGGCGCTCGAACAGCCATTTGGCCAGGACTTCGCTGGTCGGGTTGTCCAGTCCCTCGATCTCGTTCAGGTAGTGATGCTGCAGGCGGGCGTACAAAGGTTGCCAGGCGGCTTCCATGCCGGCGTGGTCGCAGGTTCGGGCATCGGCAAACAGGCGGACGCCGAATTGATGGCCGTGCAGGCGGCCACATTTGTGGCCAGCCGGGACCTGGGGCAACTGGTGTGCCGCTTCGAAGGCGACGTTCAGACTGAGCAGGGCCTGGCCATTATCGACCAGGGCACCGCAGCGGGCCGAGCTCTGCAGCGCCAGCGTAACCGGGCTGGAAATGCTGTCGGCCAGATACTGGGCGATACCCAGATCGTCCGGTGCCGCAAGGGTCTCGTTGATCTGGGCGTAGTTGAGCGGGGCGACGGCATTGGCCAGTGCCGCTTCCAGCGTGGCCTGATCGGTATGGGTGGCATCGGCGCGCGCCAGGGCGCGGAAGCTGTGGCCATGCGGATTGGTCAGGCGCGGGTCGCTGGCACCGGGGATGCGGCGTGCGGCCTCGAAGCCGGTGGCTGCAAGCAGGAATGTGGTATGCATATCAGTGCTGTCCCGTGCGTTCGACCAGCGGGTCGGCGATGCCGGCTTCGGCAAAGCCGCGGGCACGCAGGCGGCAGGCGTCGCAGACGCCGCAGGGCGGTACGCTGCCGTTGTAGCAGGTATGGCTCCAGGCCATGGCTTCCATGGCACCGACTTCCTGCGCCAGATGCACGGTTTCAGCCTTGGTCAGGTACATCAGCGGGGCATGCAGGCTCAACGGGGCATCCATGCCGAGGCGAATCGCCAGTTCCAGCGCCTTGAGCGTGTTCTCGCGACAGTCCGGATAGCCGGAGTAGTCGGTCTGAGCCACGCCGGTCACGATGTGCTGCATGCCGCGGGTATAGGCCAGGGCGGCGGCAAAGGTCAGGAAGATCAGATTGCGACCCGGCACGAAGGTGTTGGGCAGCGCAGCCTGCTGCGGCGCGTCGTCCGTTTGCGGCACGATGCTGTCATCGGTCAGGGCATTGCCGCCGATGGCGCCGAAGGTGTCGATCGGCAGGACGAACTGCTCGACGCCGGCCATGCCCGCAATCTTGCGGGCACAGTCCAGTTCGATGCGATGACGCTGGCCATAGTCGAAGGTGACGGCAGCGACGTTGTCCTGGCCGAAACGGCGAATGGCCCAAAACAGGCAGGTGGTGGAGTCCTGGCCGCCGGAAAGGACGACCAGTGCTTTTTCATTGTTTGGTTTCATGCTGGTTCCATCGATAAACAGTCGAGGTCGCGGCACACGGGATCGGTCTCACCCGGCGCGGCATTCGGACGCGCCGTTGCGCGCCCACAGGGCCCCGCAGGGGCCTCAGGCAACCGCGTATTGTAGCTGTTTTCGCATGAAGCGACCAGAAACGGGCGGCAGGAAGCGTCTGATGCCCGCACTGGAGGGCAAACATGCTACTTGCATCATGCCGACGGCTGCCCGTACCCTCTATTTATGGATCAACCTCACATTTGTTTCATCCTGCACGGACGCCGCAGTCCGGCACATCTGCCCGATCGCTTGCTGCGCCAGTTCTCGCGCCACTTCGTGGTGCACATCCACATCACGACCTCCGGCCTGCGCGCCGAAGAAGTGGCTTGCCTGGCGGTGACGCAAGGGTGCCATTATGTGGTGGCGGTGGGGGGCGACGGGACGGTGCACGAGATGGTCAATGGTGTCATGCGTGCACCGGAGGCGCTGCGGCAGCAGGTGACACTGGCCATTCTGCCTTTCGGTACCGGCAACGATTTTGCCCGTTCGCTGGGCATGAATGCCTCCGTCTCGCGTCTGTATCGGCTGATCCGCCGTGACAGCACGCGCCGCCTGGATCTCGGGCGCATCGTGATGCCGACCGGCGAGGCGGGCAGTCGCTACTTTGCCAATATTGCCTCGCTGGGCATCAGTTCTGCCGTGGTAGATCGCGTCGCCCGTTTTCCGCGCTGGCTGCCGGCCGGGCTCGCCTATGGACTGGGCACCATGCTGGCGCTGCTGACCTGGCGCCCGGCACGCATGCGGCTGGTACTGGCGGATGGTTCGGTGCATGAAGAGGCCATGATCAACCTGTGTCTGGCCAATGGCCGCTATTTCGGTGGCGGGCTGGGCGTGGCGCCGACCGCACAACTGGATGATGGCGTGCTGGAGATCGTCATGATCCGCAATGCCTCGGTGGCGGCCTTCCTGCGCTTCATGCCGGTGCTGCACAAGGCTCAGCGGATCGATGATCCCCGGGTGTGTTATCTGCAAAGCAGCCGGGTCGAGGTGCGTACCGATCCGCCTGGTTGTCCGCTGGAGGCCGATGGGGAAAAAATCGGTCGCGAGCCGGTGACCATTGACCTGCTGCCCGGCGCCTTGTGCTGGGTGGTGCACGACCGTCCGCGCTGATCAGTCGGCTTTTTGTGCACTGGACAGGGTCAATTGCAACAGCCGCTGCTGTTGCGCCAGAAAACCCTGCTGACGCAGTTTTTCCAGTGTCAGGGCATAGCGGCTGACCAGCTTGCGATCGCTGCCGGGCGAAAAGGCGATACCCAGTGGCGAGGCCAGCTCGGGCAGCGGCAGTGCCTGCCTCAGCATCTGGGGGTTGAGTCCATTGCTGCGTGCCAGATGAATCAGCACATCACTATTGTTGGCGGGTAGCAGGTCCAGCCGGCCGGCCAGCAGTTTGCGCAGATTCAGCAAATCATCGCTGCCATATTGCAGTTCGCTGCCCTCCTGAAATCCCCTGAGCAGCAGATAACGGGTCTTGAAGTCATCCCGCAACACGCCGATCTGCCGATGGCGTGCATCGTCCAGCGTTTTCAGTTGCAGATCGCGACGGCTTTTCAATTGCCACAGGGCCACGTTATTGCTGGCGATCGCGCCGACCCAGGCAAAATTGCCGGCGTGGGCATCGATCTCGCTGAGCGAAAACAACAAGACCCCCGGTGTTTGTCTGGCCAATTGATAGCTGCGAGCCCACGGCAGGAAATGGAACACCAGTTTGTCGCCGTTCTGGCGAGCCAGCTCTTTCGCCACATCGACGGCATAGCCGCCAGGCAGCCCCAGGCGCGCGGACTGGAACGGCGGCGATTCCGTAGTGTAGGCGTCGATGGTTTGACCGTAACAGGCCGTGAACCAGCTCGCCAGCAGTAAACCGTGCCAGAAAGAGCGCATCAGCAGGGAGACCTTCCGAATAGGAGGTGGCTGGTGTTTCCAGTCTAGCGCGAGTTATCGTCGATGCCGAAAAAGTCT from Paludibacterium sp. B53371 includes:
- the pflB gene encoding formate C-acetyltransferase; this translates as MNAPERAAPSPDPWVGFQQGHWQQAVDVRDFILQNVTPYLGDDQFLTTATPRTRAIWDALTPLLREEREKGILDVSTDIGASITAHGPGYILKDQELIVGLQTDKPLKRAIMPFSGIRMVETGLEAYGYQLDPVLKEVFSRYRKDHNQGTFDAYSAEIRAARKSGIITGLPDAYGRGRIIGDYRRVALYGVDRLAAERQTLYDELDDQDFTEDVIRLREELSEQFRALQELKQMAATYGFDIGRPAATAQEAVQWVYFGYLAAIKEQNGAAMSLGRVSTFLDIYLERDLKAGLISEERAQELIDDLVIKLRIVRFLRTPEYNELFSGDPTWVTESIGGMALDGRTLVTKSSFRFLHTLNNLGPAPEPNLTVLWSEQLPQGFKSFCAKVSIETSSIQYESDDVMRPNWGDDYGIACCVSAMRIGKQMQFFGARANLAKALLYAINGGVDEKSGARVARGFQAIEGDVLDFNEVMIKYDLLLDWLARTYVKALNCIHYMHDKYAYERIEMALHDRDILRTMACGIAGLSVAADSLSAIKHAKVHVIRNEQGLAVDFRVEGSYPAFGNNDDRVDQLAVDLVKRFMDKVRRQKTYRNAMPTQSVLTITSNVVYGKKTGNTPDGRRAGEPFAPGANPMNGRDHLGFVAAGASVAKLPYDDAQDGISWTASATPDALGHTLGERIANLSACLDGYCCAGGFHVNVNVLDRAQLEDAMAHPEKYPQLTIRVSGYAVNFVKLSREQQLDVINRTFHSAM
- a CDS encoding amino acid permease, with amino-acid sequence MMNQQPGIHAGTTQHDVEWVLTLFGTAVGAGILYLPVQAGLGGIWPILILACVSFPVVWLSHRTLTHLVVTHKQPCELPQVVEEDLGPAAGLAVSLLYLAFYLALVVAFATGMINIAATYIEFQLGLEAIPRPILCLLIALGLSAVMLTAGEQAILRITSTIAFPLIAALLFLSIYLIPGWHSSMLTAMPDAWSLGKHLLLIVPVLFFSMDFSAVCAMLAASYRRHYPDARVAMRRSDRAVYWSSLMLLVFVLFFAFSCVMAIQPQDLSYALQHNIDALTLMSLHVKPHLLQFALPLLAFATILHSYFAAFLGARSGLIGLMGQWKRHQHHPEGHHPLEWITTLLVALPLWAFALSDPSILTLIGMIAAPIIALVCYVMPVYVFRRVPRLAIYRERASVLVLLAGLLVMVSYWLGTRL
- the queC gene encoding 7-cyano-7-deazaguanine synthase QueC, whose product is MKPNNEKALVVLSGGQDSTTCLFWAIRRFGQDNVAAVTFDYGQRHRIELDCARKIAGMAGVEQFVLPIDTFGAIGGNALTDDSIVPQTDDAPQQAALPNTFVPGRNLIFLTFAAALAYTRGMQHIVTGVAQTDYSGYPDCRENTLKALELAIRLGMDAPLSLHAPLMYLTKAETVHLAQEVGAMEAMAWSHTCYNGSVPPCGVCDACRLRARGFAEAGIADPLVERTGQH
- a CDS encoding ABC transporter substrate-binding protein, encoding MRSFWHGLLLASWFTACYGQTIDAYTTESPPFQSARLGLPGGYAVDVAKELARQNGDKLVFHFLPWARSYQLARQTPGVLLFSLSEIDAHAGNFAWVGAIASNNVALWQLKSRRDLQLKTLDDARHRQIGVLRDDFKTRYLLLRGFQEGSELQYGSDDLLNLRKLLAGRLDLLPANNSDVLIHLARSNGLNPQMLRQALPLPELASPLGIAFSPGSDRKLVSRYALTLEKLRQQGFLAQQQRLLQLTLSSAQKAD
- the serB gene encoding phosphoserine phosphatase SerB: MTADTLTLVIQSPAALDEPGLTHLATLSGTASVQRTAPGRARLLQADPARRQAVLAWCETQGWDAAWLPSGMRFADLGLIVSDMDSTLITIECIDEIADMCGLKAQVAAITERSMRGELDFSASLNERVALLAGLDASALEQVYQTRLKLTPGAETLIAACKRDGVRFMLVSGGFTYFTDRLQQRLGLDYTFANQLEIVDGKLSGRLTGTIVDARAKRDLLVAMRERLGLQAHQVLAVGDGANDLMMLAEAGIGVAFHAKPVVRAQADVALNACGLEGIVGLFE
- a CDS encoding 6-pyruvoyl tetrahydropterin synthase family protein, yielding MLTGDLDRTMGWVLDFGDVKDRFKPVYRQLDHNPLDRLSGIRNGKSASVAEWVHVHLAPLVPELARIDLYDTAERGVSLTFHHDMRWPLL
- the queE gene encoding 7-carboxy-7-deazaguanine synthase; this translates as MYTVKEIFYTLQGEGGQAGRPAVFCRFSGCNLWSGKERHRSQAICQFCDTDFVGTGPDGGKFATAGALAERIAATWPDHGQGRPYVVCTGGEPLLQLDTALIDALHAQGFEIAVETNGTVAAPAGIDWICVSPKAGAPLKQTSGSELKLVFPQPAAMPTEFEQLDFQFWYLQPMDGPEAAANLQAAIDYCLAHPRWRLSLQTHKLTRIR
- a CDS encoding diacylglycerol kinase family protein; this encodes MDQPHICFILHGRRSPAHLPDRLLRQFSRHFVVHIHITTSGLRAEEVACLAVTQGCHYVVAVGGDGTVHEMVNGVMRAPEALRQQVTLAILPFGTGNDFARSLGMNASVSRLYRLIRRDSTRRLDLGRIVMPTGEAGSRYFANIASLGISSAVVDRVARFPRWLPAGLAYGLGTMLALLTWRPARMRLVLADGSVHEEAMINLCLANGRYFGGGLGVAPTAQLDDGVLEIVMIRNASVAAFLRFMPVLHKAQRIDDPRVCYLQSSRVEVRTDPPGCPLEADGEKIGREPVTIDLLPGALCWVVHDRPR